A stretch of DNA from Candidatus Woesearchaeota archaeon:
TATGGAAACGATTCCCGAAGAAGCAGGTGTTACTGACATTATTTTTGATGATCAACGCTCCCAAGTCATCATTCATGCGGAAAAACCTGGAAGTGCTATTGGCAAGAATGGAGCAACGCTTAAAGAAATCAAACAGAAAACGTTTTGGGTTGCGGAGCTCAAACGCACACCTCCTATTAGATCCCAATTGATTGAGAATATTCGTAGCGTTTTATATGAACATTCTGATTATCGTCGTAAATTTCTCAACAAGGTAGGTCATCGCATCTACGATGGGTGGATTAGAGGGAAAAAAGATGAATGGGTTCGCCTTACTTTTTTAGGGGGAGGAAGGCAGGTAGGAAGATCTTGTCTGTTACTTCAAACACCAGAATCTCGTATCTTGCTTGACTGCGGTATTAACGTTGCAAGTGAGGATGAGCCTTTTCCCTATCTTGAAGCTCCTGATTTTCGCATTGATGAACTCGACGCAGTAATTTTGTCTCATGCACATTCAGATCACTCTGCACTAATTCCTTACTTGTATAAATTTGGTTATCGAGGACCTGTGTATTGCACAGCTCCAACAAGAGATCTCTCCGCACTCTTGATGTTAGATCATGTTAAGATCACAAAAATGGAGGGGAAAAAGGAGTTATATGATGTTGAGGATGTTAAAGAATTTGTAAAGCACTGTATTGTTGTGGACTGGAAAGAAGTAACTGATATCACTCCTGATGTGCGTTTGACGTTTTATAACTCGGGTCACATGCTAGGATCTTGTCAAGTTCACCTTAATATTGGAAATGGGCTTCATAATTTTGTCTACACAGCAGATATTAAGTATCGTAACACGTTGCTCTTGCAAGGTGCCGAGAATAAGTTTCCTCGTTGTGAGTCTATGCTCATTGAATCAACGTATGGGGGAAAGGATTCTGTTACTGAAGATATTATGGAGCAGAATTCTCACTTTGGTGATCTTGTTAAAAAAACATTTAAACGTGGGGGGAAATTATTACTTCCCACGCTAGGTTCTGGAAGAGCGCAAGAAGTCATTGTTTTTGTTATCAAGCTTATTGAGTCTGGCGAGATCGATCCTGTTCCTGTGTATGTTGATGGGATGTGTTGGGACATCACTGCAATTTATACAGCATATCCTGAATTCTTGAATGCGCGTGTGCGTAATGAGATTTTCCACAAAGATAACAACCCGTTCCTGCATGAATGCGTAAAGCGGGTGGGTTCCGCAAAAGAAAGAAGGGCTGTTATTGAATCAGAAGAGCCTGCAATTATCATTGCAACTTCAGGTATGCTGGTGGGAGGGCCTTCTGTTGAATATTTCAAGGCAATGGCAGAAGATCCTCGTAACACGTTGGTATTTTCTTGTTATCAGGGAGAGGGTTCATTAGGGTCAAAAGTGCGTAGAGGAGAAAAGGAAATCATTCTTGGTTACGAAAAATCTGGTCGTCCGCAAACGCTTGAGGTAAAGATGGAAGTATCCAAGATTGAGATTTCGGGTCACGCGGATAGAGGTGAGTTGATGGAGTACATTAAGCGGTGTTCTCCTCGGCCTCGCAGAGTGCTCGTAAACCATGGTGATCGTGGCAATTGTCTTGATCTTGCAAGTTCTATTCACAAAACCTTTAGAATTGAGACACAAGCACCGCGAAACCTAGAAACAGTAAGGTTAAGATAAGCAAACAATCCAAAACGGTGTTCTTTTAGTGTTTTTCTTCTTTTAGCCCTTTTCCTTGGTTTTTGAGCGTGGAGGGGGTTGCAAGTGATTATCTGGGAGGGAGTTGTAGAATGGGATTTCTGCTTAAAGGTATCACTCTTCAATCTTTTTCTCTTCGCTTTCCCATAAGAAGTCTTTTGAGCACATATATCCTAGATGGGGTCTGTTTTTGCGCTCTGTGGGTGGTCGTACCTCTATTTCTTCGGGAACAGTGACAACTTCTTCTTCAGGAATTTCATCGCTCATGGTTTGCATTCGAGTGCTTTCTTTATAAATACCTTGCTATGTAACTACTTTGTAGTAAGTATTTTTCGCTAGATTTATATAGATAAAGGAGAACAACACACGTTATGAGATATCTCAACACCCTCATACTCATACTCATCTTTAGCATGGGGCTCATAACGCAATCTCTTCTCACACAACTCTTCTATGTAGATATGAAAAGCCCATTTCCCGTAGGATTCAGGGGTTTTAGCGCGCCAGAACGACTATCCCCTGCAGATCATATCAAGGAGTCAGATATTGGCGTCTACGCACACCAAGTAACAATTGACGTAGAAGGTGCATCATGGGCGACATTTACGAATACTAATTCCATGGATCCTCTCCTAGATGAAACAGCACACGGCATAGAAATCAAACCTACATCTCCTGATGATATAAGCATAGGTGATGTCATCTCCTACAAATCACAAAGCGTGGGAGGATATGTCATTCATAGAGTGATAGATAAAGGAGAAGATGAAAAAGGAGTATACTTTATTCTTAAAGGAGATAACAACCCTTCAGAAGATCCTGAAAAAGTGCGTTTTGAACAAGTTGAAGGGATCCTTGTAGCAATCATTTATTAACCTGTGCACACGATGTACAACACAAAGAAGAACAAACAGTCCTAAACAACACAGCCGTTTCCTTAATACAAAACGGGTTTAGGGCAAAACACATAACTCATAACCCATCTCAACAATGCAAGCACAAAAAAAATATGAAGAACAGAACTTAAGGGGTTTAGCAAACTTGCGACCAGAAAGAGAAGAGTTACACCTCGAACAACAAGTAAGACTTCTTCTTAAAGATCCTAACACAGACAGGTTTCTCTTCGTACAAGAACAAAAAGCAGATGGAACGCTCTCAAACCACATAAAAACAGTAGGAGGAATCCGAAAGCCACAAGAAAC
This window harbors:
- a CDS encoding beta-CASP ribonuclease aCPSF1, translated to MAENLILKEILKKLPEGAITDAGFEAANIVLYTKDEELIFDSMPLIRELVSEFKKRIEIRPDPELCKDKEYTKKVIMETIPEEAGVTDIIFDDQRSQVIIHAEKPGSAIGKNGATLKEIKQKTFWVAELKRTPPIRSQLIENIRSVLYEHSDYRRKFLNKVGHRIYDGWIRGKKDEWVRLTFLGGGRQVGRSCLLLQTPESRILLDCGINVASEDEPFPYLEAPDFRIDELDAVILSHAHSDHSALIPYLYKFGYRGPVYCTAPTRDLSALLMLDHVKITKMEGKKELYDVEDVKEFVKHCIVVDWKEVTDITPDVRLTFYNSGHMLGSCQVHLNIGNGLHNFVYTADIKYRNTLLLQGAENKFPRCESMLIESTYGGKDSVTEDIMEQNSHFGDLVKKTFKRGGKLLLPTLGSGRAQEVIVFVIKLIESGEIDPVPVYVDGMCWDITAIYTAYPEFLNARVRNEIFHKDNNPFLHECVKRVGSAKERRAVIESEEPAIIIATSGMLVGGPSVEYFKAMAEDPRNTLVFSCYQGEGSLGSKVRRGEKEIILGYEKSGRPQTLEVKMEVSKIEISGHADRGELMEYIKRCSPRPRRVLVNHGDRGNCLDLASSIHKTFRIETQAPRNLETVRLR
- a CDS encoding signal peptidase I gives rise to the protein MRYLNTLILILIFSMGLITQSLLTQLFYVDMKSPFPVGFRGFSAPERLSPADHIKESDIGVYAHQVTIDVEGASWATFTNTNSMDPLLDETAHGIEIKPTSPDDISIGDVISYKSQSVGGYVIHRVIDKGEDEKGVYFILKGDNNPSEDPEKVRFEQVEGILVAIIY